Proteins encoded by one window of Desulfovibrio ferrophilus:
- a CDS encoding ABC transporter permease encodes MTEMLIPLLTAAVQSGTPILFATLGEMFTERAGILNLGVEGMMIVGAFAGFFVSLSTGNPWLGVLAAGIAASAFSALHGLVCLSFLGNQVVSGLALTILGVGLADFLGSPYIGKQAPGFYAFDLPLLSSLPFVGDIFFKHDALVYLSYVAPLAFWLFWHRTRTGLALTAAGEYPPAALAAGLNPVRLRWIGIMAGGFLVGIGGAYLSLAYTHLWTNGMTAGRGWIAVALVIFAFWRPGRAVFGAYLFGGVMAFQLRLQASGTQVPSSFLLMLPYGLTIAALLFSALRGRGGSSSAAPAALGVNIEPEQ; translated from the coding sequence ATGACTGAAATGCTGATCCCCCTGCTGACCGCCGCGGTGCAGTCAGGCACTCCCATCCTCTTCGCGACTCTGGGCGAAATGTTCACCGAACGTGCAGGTATCCTGAACCTTGGTGTTGAAGGCATGATGATCGTCGGGGCCTTTGCCGGGTTCTTCGTCAGCCTGTCCACCGGCAATCCCTGGCTGGGCGTTCTGGCCGCAGGCATTGCCGCATCGGCATTCAGCGCCTTACACGGGTTGGTCTGCCTCAGTTTCCTGGGAAATCAGGTGGTCTCGGGCCTGGCCCTGACCATCCTTGGCGTGGGGCTTGCCGACTTTCTGGGCTCCCCATACATCGGCAAGCAGGCTCCCGGATTCTATGCTTTCGATCTGCCACTGCTTTCGTCCCTGCCCTTTGTAGGCGATATCTTTTTCAAGCATGACGCGCTGGTCTACCTCTCCTATGTCGCCCCTCTAGCCTTCTGGCTATTCTGGCATCGCACCCGAACCGGTCTGGCGCTTACGGCGGCAGGCGAATACCCCCCAGCGGCTTTGGCTGCCGGGTTGAATCCGGTTCGCCTGCGCTGGATCGGCATTATGGCTGGCGGTTTTCTGGTCGGCATCGGCGGAGCGTATCTTTCCCTGGCCTACACCCACCTCTGGACCAACGGCATGACGGCAGGCCGTGGCTGGATCGCCGTGGCATTGGTCATCTTTGCCTTCTGGCGCCCCGGGCGAGCAGTCTTCGGCGCCTACCTGTTCGGTGGAGTCATGGCCTTTCAGCTCCGCTTGCAGGCCTCCGGCACGCAGGTGCCGTCATCATTCCTGCTGATGCTGCCTTACGGACTGACCATCGCGGCACTGCTCTTCTCTGCCCTGCGCGGACGCGGTGGAAGCTCCAGTGCGGCTCCTGCGGCCCTTGGTGTGAATATCGAGCCGGAGCAATAG
- a CDS encoding ABC transporter permease, whose amino-acid sequence MFGFIVIKRQEPPKWGSFLIFPAALALSLGASCLLLAIQGKPALDGLTILYQGAFGAGYAVVDTLLKTVPIFLCSLGVAVAFRMQVWNIGAEGQFALGAIGATWAALTFPALPAWLLLPLMFTSAAVLGGIWAMIPAWLKLKLSINEIITTLMLNYIGILILDYLVYGPWKDPSSFGFPMTKEFPAAAIVPAFEGSRLHWGMILCLVCALLLWVFLTKTRLGYELKASGESLRASRYARMPYGFLVLLVMGLCGALAGWAGLMETSAVVGRLQPSLMVGYGYTAIVVAWLAQLNPGKIALASFFLAALRVGVENLQLELGVPAAFGGIIEGLILLSVLAGQFFNYYRFKRPSA is encoded by the coding sequence ATGTTCGGTTTCATAGTCATCAAGAGGCAGGAGCCTCCCAAGTGGGGCTCCTTTCTCATTTTTCCGGCCGCATTGGCCTTGTCACTTGGAGCGAGCTGTTTATTGCTCGCTATCCAGGGCAAACCGGCGCTCGACGGCTTGACCATCCTCTATCAGGGGGCCTTTGGTGCGGGTTACGCAGTGGTGGACACCCTGCTCAAAACCGTACCCATCTTCCTCTGTTCCCTGGGTGTGGCCGTCGCCTTCCGCATGCAGGTCTGGAACATCGGGGCCGAAGGACAGTTTGCGCTCGGAGCCATTGGTGCAACCTGGGCCGCTCTGACCTTCCCCGCCCTCCCCGCCTGGCTTCTGCTACCGCTGATGTTTACATCCGCAGCCGTACTGGGCGGCATCTGGGCCATGATTCCGGCATGGCTCAAGCTCAAACTGTCCATCAACGAGATCATCACCACCCTGATGCTGAACTACATCGGCATCCTGATCCTCGACTATCTCGTCTACGGTCCATGGAAAGACCCGAGCAGCTTCGGCTTCCCCATGACCAAAGAATTTCCGGCTGCGGCCATTGTCCCCGCCTTTGAGGGCTCACGCCTGCACTGGGGCATGATTCTCTGTCTGGTCTGCGCACTGCTGTTGTGGGTCTTTTTGACCAAAACCCGCCTGGGCTACGAATTGAAAGCCAGCGGCGAAAGCCTGCGAGCCTCAAGGTACGCCCGCATGCCCTACGGCTTTCTGGTACTGCTCGTCATGGGCCTGTGCGGAGCGCTGGCAGGTTGGGCGGGACTGATGGAAACATCCGCAGTTGTGGGCCGCCTGCAGCCCAGCCTGATGGTGGGCTACGGCTACACGGCAATCGTAGTGGCCTGGTTGGCCCAGTTGAATCCCGGCAAAATCGCCCTGGCCTCGTTCTTCCTGGCCGCCCTGCGGGTGGGCGTGGAAAACCTGCAATTGGAACTTGGCGTGCCCGCTGCTTTTGGTGGTATTATCGAGGGCCTGATCCTGCTCTCCGTACTTGCCGGGCAATTCTTCAACTATTACCGCTTCAAGCGCCCGTCAGCGTAA
- a CDS encoding BMP family ABC transporter substrate-binding protein: MRKTLLLAMMIAIMTVPFLTGCGSEEEKPAPKAKPAAEAPAEQAPAVQKSEPAGEGAQIGFIYVSPIGDAGWSYAHDMGRQTVEAMPGVTTSFVEAVPEGADAERVILNMARKGYTAIFATSFGYMDPMLKVAKQFPNVQFMHCSGYKTAPNMSAYFGRMYEARYLAGMVAGSMSKTGKLGYAAAFPIPEVIRGINAYTLGAQAVNPKAEVRVVWTKTWYDPAKEKEAAKSLLDVGCDVIAQHQDSPGPQEAAEERGVYSVGYNTDMSNFAPKAHLTAPIWNWSPWYANAVTKMLAGEWKHGSYWPGMAEGIVDLSPFGAMVPQDVQDTVNAKKQAIKDGKYKVFTGPVFDQAGAPKVAAGKVADDESLLGMTWFVQGVIGTTE, from the coding sequence ATGCGTAAAACTTTGTTGCTGGCGATGATGATCGCGATCATGACCGTTCCCTTTCTGACCGGTTGCGGCAGCGAGGAAGAAAAACCCGCTCCCAAAGCAAAGCCTGCGGCTGAAGCACCAGCCGAGCAAGCCCCTGCTGTCCAGAAATCCGAGCCAGCCGGTGAAGGCGCTCAGATCGGTTTCATTTATGTGTCGCCCATCGGCGACGCTGGCTGGTCCTATGCCCATGACATGGGTCGCCAAACCGTGGAAGCAATGCCCGGAGTGACCACCTCTTTTGTCGAAGCTGTGCCTGAGGGTGCTGACGCAGAACGCGTCATCCTGAACATGGCCCGCAAAGGGTACACTGCCATTTTCGCCACCAGCTTCGGCTACATGGACCCCATGCTCAAAGTGGCCAAGCAGTTCCCCAACGTACAGTTCATGCACTGCTCCGGCTACAAGACAGCTCCCAACATGAGCGCCTACTTTGGCCGCATGTACGAAGCCCGCTATCTGGCTGGCATGGTCGCTGGTTCCATGTCCAAAACCGGCAAACTGGGTTACGCTGCGGCATTCCCGATCCCCGAAGTCATTCGCGGCATCAACGCTTACACCCTTGGCGCACAGGCCGTGAACCCCAAGGCCGAAGTCCGCGTTGTCTGGACCAAGACCTGGTATGACCCGGCCAAAGAGAAAGAAGCGGCCAAAAGCCTGCTTGATGTTGGCTGCGACGTAATCGCACAGCACCAGGATTCCCCCGGCCCTCAGGAAGCAGCCGAGGAGCGTGGTGTGTACTCCGTTGGTTACAACACCGACATGTCCAACTTCGCCCCCAAGGCCCACCTGACCGCCCCCATCTGGAACTGGTCTCCCTGGTATGCCAATGCCGTGACCAAGATGCTGGCTGGCGAATGGAAGCATGGCTCCTACTGGCCCGGCATGGCTGAAGGCATCGTGGACCTGTCCCCATTCGGCGCCATGGTGCCTCAGGATGTCCAGGACACGGTCAACGCCAAGAAGCAGGCCATCAAGGACGGCAAGTACAAGGTCTTCACTGGCCCTGTATTTGATCAGGCTGGCGCACCGAAGGTCGCTGCCGGCAAGGTCGCCGACGACGAGTCCCTGCTGGGCATGACCTGGTTCGTCCAGGGTGTCATCGGCACCACCGAATAA